In a single window of the Elaeis guineensis isolate ETL-2024a chromosome 8, EG11, whole genome shotgun sequence genome:
- the LOC140851034 gene encoding uncharacterized protein: MTHTHQDGTFVRDESRDLYERATSLIAERDDESAASTQQSRIEAEVFTELMGPERYGRVRGYGVGVTPTQLSEVSRYTQHAATDAQDSRVRRLEAEIQEIRQSRAAEMEEMRQSRAEMQAMRGQIDRLTSLLEMYGSSQAPGISGTHRDSGTSRGDNDDHPPAD, translated from the exons atgactcatactcatcaggatggtacttttgttcgagatgagtcgagagatttatat gagagggctacatctctcattgcggagcgtgacgacgagtccgcagcatctacgcagcagagccgtatcgaggccgaggtattcacagagttgatgggaccagagcgctacggccgagtgaggggttatggagtaggagtcacccccactcagttatctgaggttagtagatatacgcagcatgctgcaacagatgctcaggattcacgcgttcgcagactcgaggcggagatacaggagattagacagagtcgtgccgctgagatggaggagatgcgacagagccgtgccgagatgcaggccatgaggggacagattgatcgccttacatctttattagagatgtatggttcatctcag gctcctggcatatcaggcacccatcgagatagcggcacgtcacgtggagacaacgacgaccatccgcctgcagattga